Proteins encoded within one genomic window of Gimesia sp.:
- the tyrS gene encoding tyrosine--tRNA ligase has translation MQFLPVEEQLAIIGRGVEKIVPEQELAEKLKWSRETGTPLRIKYGIDPTGIDLHLGHTVPMRKMRQFQELGHQAVIIIGNYTALVGDPSGRDETRARLTAEQVETNATDYLNQVGKVIDLDNAEVVRNGDWFSKMNFADILELCSKVTVAQLLTRDDFSKRYKEEAAIYLHECLYPIMQAWDSVEIKADVELGGTEQLYSFMLARDLQKDQGLRQQVSVMSPILVGTDGVRRMGKSLGNYIGISEAPYEMMKKFMQLSDDSMQMFFELLTDFPLDEVKTILEGHPKEAKVKLAKTIITEYHDAAAADDAAERWQREIGSGGMPSDIPVVQISKSDLNEDGTLAAANLLKVTGLCGSTSDARRSIQQGGAKMGAEKDRIESHDQAIPVESGLLLWVGKKRFCQVDLVD, from the coding sequence ATGCAATTTTTGCCTGTGGAAGAGCAACTGGCTATTATCGGCCGTGGTGTGGAGAAGATCGTTCCCGAACAGGAACTGGCAGAAAAACTGAAATGGAGCCGCGAGACCGGCACGCCTTTACGGATTAAATACGGAATCGATCCGACAGGGATTGACCTCCATTTAGGTCACACGGTGCCGATGCGGAAGATGCGTCAGTTTCAGGAGTTGGGACACCAGGCGGTGATCATCATCGGAAATTACACGGCGCTGGTAGGGGATCCCTCCGGGCGTGATGAAACCCGGGCCCGTCTGACAGCCGAGCAGGTCGAAACGAACGCCACTGATTACTTGAACCAGGTGGGGAAGGTGATCGACCTGGACAATGCCGAAGTCGTCCGGAACGGGGACTGGTTCAGCAAGATGAACTTCGCGGACATCTTGGAACTGTGCAGCAAAGTGACAGTGGCCCAGTTGCTGACGCGCGACGACTTTTCGAAGCGTTATAAGGAAGAGGCGGCGATTTATCTGCACGAGTGCCTGTATCCGATTATGCAGGCCTGGGATTCAGTCGAGATTAAAGCAGACGTCGAGTTGGGAGGAACGGAGCAGCTGTATTCGTTCATGCTGGCGCGGGACCTGCAGAAAGACCAGGGACTCCGACAACAGGTCAGCGTGATGTCGCCGATTCTGGTGGGCACCGATGGCGTGCGTCGAATGGGGAAAAGCCTGGGGAACTACATCGGGATCAGCGAAGCCCCGTATGAGATGATGAAAAAATTCATGCAGCTCTCAGACGACAGCATGCAGATGTTCTTTGAGCTGCTGACAGATTTCCCGCTGGATGAAGTAAAGACGATTCTGGAGGGGCATCCCAAGGAAGCCAAGGTCAAGCTGGCTAAAACCATTATCACCGAATACCACGACGCGGCTGCAGCAGATGATGCCGCCGAACGCTGGCAGCGGGAGATTGGCTCTGGCGGAATGCCTTCCGATATTCCCGTAGTACAGATTTCGAAATCCGATCTGAACGAGGACGGAACTCTGGCGGCAGCGAACCTGCTGAAGGTGACCGGCCTGTGTGGTTCAACCAGCGATGCTCGACGTTCGATCCAGCAGGGAGGTGCCAAAATGGGGGCCGAGAAGGACCGGATTGAATCACATGATCAGGCGATTCCCGTGGAGTCGGGTCTGCTGTTATGGGTGGGCAAGAAACGATTCTGCCAGGTGGATCTGGTCGATTAA
- a CDS encoding Gfo/Idh/MocA family oxidoreductase, whose translation MATGFGIVGCGMISNFHAKALEEIRGAKLVACYDQFPASADKFAEANGCTAYHELDEMLADPEVDVVTICTPSGAHMDPAVAAANAGKHVVVEKPLEITLKRCDAIIDACKKNKVQLATIMPSRFGAANVELKKAIEKGRFGKLTLGDTYVKWWRTQEYYDSGGWRGTWKLDGGGAYMNQAIHNVDLLFWFMGEVADVNGMTGTLAHERIEVEDTGVATIRFKNGALGVIEATTSVYPGLLKKTEISGTEGTVIIEQDDVLHWEFSKEQARDAKIREELGKSTGNTGGASDPSAISYAGHMEQLKDFIKSIKTGKKPLVDGNDGRKSVEIILAIYQSSWTGKQVSLPLKRDPRIPKNK comes from the coding sequence ATGGCAACAGGATTTGGAATTGTCGGCTGTGGCATGATTTCGAATTTTCATGCAAAGGCGCTCGAAGAGATTCGGGGTGCCAAGCTGGTCGCCTGTTATGATCAGTTTCCAGCATCAGCTGACAAGTTTGCAGAAGCGAATGGTTGCACAGCCTATCATGAGCTGGATGAGATGCTGGCCGATCCGGAAGTGGACGTCGTCACCATCTGCACCCCCAGTGGAGCCCACATGGATCCGGCGGTCGCTGCGGCAAATGCCGGCAAGCACGTCGTTGTGGAAAAGCCGCTGGAAATCACTCTGAAACGGTGTGATGCGATCATCGACGCCTGTAAGAAAAACAAAGTTCAACTGGCGACGATCATGCCGTCCCGCTTTGGCGCTGCCAATGTGGAATTGAAGAAGGCCATCGAAAAAGGCCGCTTCGGCAAGCTGACCCTGGGCGATACCTACGTCAAATGGTGGCGGACACAGGAATATTATGACAGCGGCGGATGGCGCGGTACCTGGAAACTGGACGGCGGCGGCGCTTACATGAATCAGGCGATTCATAACGTCGACCTGTTGTTCTGGTTCATGGGTGAAGTAGCAGATGTGAACGGGATGACCGGCACCCTGGCTCACGAGCGGATCGAAGTTGAAGATACCGGCGTGGCTACCATTCGCTTCAAGAATGGTGCCCTGGGTGTGATCGAAGCGACCACCAGTGTTTATCCCGGTCTGCTCAAGAAGACGGAAATCTCGGGTACCGAGGGAACCGTGATCATTGAGCAGGACGACGTACTGCACTGGGAGTTCTCCAAAGAACAGGCCCGTGATGCGAAGATCCGTGAGGAGCTGGGTAAGTCGACCGGTAACACCGGCGGTGCCAGCGATCCTTCGGCGATCTCTTACGCCGGGCATATGGAACAGTTGAAAGACTTCATCAAGTCAATCAAGACCGGCAAAAAGCCACTGGTAGACGGTAACGATGGTCGTAAGAGTGTCGAAATCATTCTGGCGATCTATCAGTCTTCCTGGACCGGCAAACAGGTTTCACTGCCTCTGAAGCGGGATCCCCGGATTCCGAAGAACAAGTAA
- a CDS encoding CPBP family intramembrane glutamic endopeptidase codes for MSNPDDEQELDDNPPQDQQLLILGGSLFSIGIILAAFGFGWALDINPLANLNWSWSALIIGTLAALPMFGFFLLTMKLPFQAFHKINQFLLDEIGPRIDKASVLEVFILCIFIGLGEELLFRGVLQSWSNQFGVIYAIIFTNLLFGILHSVTRVYVIVASLMGVYLSLLLILFTPQNLLIPITTHTVYDFLCFMMLIRIYRQQTAETAAD; via the coding sequence ATGTCGAACCCGGACGACGAACAAGAACTGGATGACAATCCACCCCAGGATCAGCAACTTTTAATTCTGGGCGGCTCCCTGTTCTCCATCGGCATCATCCTCGCTGCTTTCGGATTTGGCTGGGCTCTGGATATCAACCCGCTGGCGAATCTGAACTGGAGCTGGTCGGCACTCATCATCGGCACGCTCGCTGCGCTGCCTATGTTCGGATTCTTTCTGCTCACGATGAAACTCCCCTTCCAGGCATTTCATAAGATCAATCAGTTTCTGCTCGACGAAATCGGCCCCCGCATTGACAAGGCGTCTGTGCTGGAAGTGTTCATCCTCTGCATCTTCATCGGCCTGGGAGAAGAACTGCTCTTTCGCGGGGTTCTGCAATCCTGGTCCAACCAGTTTGGTGTGATCTATGCCATCATCTTCACCAATCTGCTTTTCGGCATTCTACACTCGGTCACCCGCGTCTATGTCATCGTCGCATCGCTGATGGGCGTCTACCTCAGCCTGCTGCTGATCCTCTTCACGCCTCAGAACCTGCTGATCCCGATCACCACACACACCGTCTACGACTTCCTCTGCTTCATGATGCTCATCCGCATCTACCGCCAACAGACAGCTGAGACCGCTGCTGACTGA
- a CDS encoding rod shape-determining protein, with amino-acid sequence MLHRLRQWLCPDLAIDLGTANTLVAIQGEGIALDEPSVVALHKGSRKILGKGTAVGKLAKQMLGRTPDSIIAVRPLKDGVITDFELCESMLRYFILKARHHSRGLRPRVVIAVPGSITPVERRAVFNSAERAGAGRVYLIEESKAAGIGAGLPISEPMASMVCDIGGGTSEVAIMSLGDTVVSNSVRIGGDKCDEAIVEYMKQHFSLRIGVQTAEDLKLELGSAYPLEQELTGEVKGLDTISSIPRKAIVTSEELRDALHGPLESILNCCKQTIEQCKPELVADLADNGMVLTGGGALLRGLEYYMSEQLGIPVRVDEDPLRTVARGTAICLEHLSQWRHAFDNGEGDF; translated from the coding sequence ATGCTGCACCGTTTACGTCAATGGCTCTGTCCTGATTTGGCGATCGATCTGGGAACGGCGAATACACTCGTTGCGATCCAGGGCGAGGGGATTGCGCTGGACGAACCCTCGGTAGTGGCGTTGCATAAAGGCAGCCGCAAGATTCTGGGCAAAGGAACCGCAGTCGGAAAGCTGGCCAAGCAGATGCTGGGGCGCACGCCGGACAGCATCATCGCGGTACGACCTCTGAAGGACGGTGTGATCACCGACTTCGAACTCTGCGAGTCGATGTTGCGGTATTTCATACTCAAGGCCCGTCATCATTCGCGTGGTTTGCGACCGCGGGTTGTGATTGCAGTGCCGGGCAGTATCACGCCGGTCGAAAGGCGCGCCGTGTTCAACAGTGCCGAACGAGCAGGCGCCGGCCGGGTCTATCTGATTGAAGAATCCAAGGCGGCGGGCATTGGTGCCGGGCTGCCGATCTCTGAACCGATGGCGAGCATGGTTTGTGACATTGGTGGCGGGACGAGTGAAGTTGCCATCATGAGTCTGGGCGATACGGTAGTCAGCAATTCGGTGCGGATTGGCGGCGACAAGTGCGATGAAGCGATCGTGGAATACATGAAGCAGCATTTCTCGTTGCGGATTGGAGTGCAGACCGCAGAGGATCTGAAGCTGGAACTGGGCAGTGCTTATCCGTTGGAGCAGGAATTGACGGGTGAGGTTAAGGGCCTGGATACGATCAGCAGTATTCCGCGGAAAGCGATTGTGACCAGTGAAGAATTACGCGATGCGTTGCATGGTCCGCTGGAGTCGATTCTGAACTGTTGTAAACAGACCATCGAACAGTGCAAGCCAGAACTGGTGGCGGATCTCGCGGATAACGGCATGGTCCTCACGGGCGGTGGTGCTCTGCTGCGGGGACTGGAATATTACATGAGCGAACAGCTGGGGATTCCGGTGCGGGTGGATGAGGATCCACTGCGGACCGTGGCCCGCGGAACGGCGATCTGCCTGGAACATCTGAGCCAGTGGCGGCATGCCTTTGATAATGGCGAAGGTGACTTTTAA
- a CDS encoding rod shape-determining protein MreC → MKRESRSAEIKLVLLAVTIGVGLYVVPQEYSSRLSNLVRDAVRPGLSLVQTLKKRDVPEVKTNVPDGRVEQLERELAAVEEENRRLALERLRLAEELAQLRRTGAPDYDTHQSDRLLVPDLIEANVLGEASIALLREGRLLNQGGAQGVFESSFVLQSDLPVIDQGTAQGVKAGYSLYAGQAVIGKISEVGKWTSTLIPITSVNYRGSARIARKTEQGLQLGTDGILVGRGEGKCELLQIPPTESIQVGQEVYTGEVDRELPLSMQSTLGQPMYYGRVIEAELPRGAPYWKIVVEPAVKLSEVHQVSVLRQIINPRRLLAN, encoded by the coding sequence ATGAAACGCGAATCCCGATCAGCAGAGATCAAGCTGGTACTCCTGGCGGTGACCATCGGGGTTGGTCTGTACGTTGTTCCGCAGGAGTACTCCAGCCGTCTGTCGAACCTGGTGCGGGATGCGGTGCGTCCCGGATTGTCGCTGGTACAGACTTTGAAAAAACGGGATGTCCCGGAAGTCAAAACGAATGTACCTGATGGTCGAGTGGAACAACTGGAACGCGAACTCGCGGCAGTGGAAGAAGAGAACCGTCGACTCGCGCTGGAACGGCTGCGGCTGGCTGAGGAACTGGCTCAACTCAGGCGTACGGGGGCTCCCGATTACGACACCCATCAGAGTGACCGTTTGCTGGTTCCCGATCTGATTGAGGCCAACGTTCTGGGAGAAGCATCGATTGCACTCCTGAGAGAAGGACGGTTGTTGAATCAGGGCGGTGCGCAGGGCGTATTTGAATCTTCGTTTGTGCTGCAGTCGGATCTGCCTGTGATCGATCAGGGAACGGCGCAGGGTGTGAAAGCAGGCTACTCGCTTTATGCGGGACAGGCGGTGATTGGCAAGATCAGCGAAGTCGGCAAGTGGACGAGTACGCTGATTCCGATTACATCGGTGAACTATCGTGGCTCAGCCCGGATTGCCCGTAAGACCGAACAGGGGCTGCAACTGGGGACAGATGGGATCCTGGTGGGACGCGGTGAAGGAAAATGTGAACTGTTACAGATCCCGCCGACCGAATCGATCCAGGTGGGGCAGGAAGTCTACACGGGGGAAGTCGATCGTGAACTTCCCCTGAGCATGCAGTCGACGCTGGGGCAGCCGATGTATTACGGGCGGGTGATCGAAGCCGAGCTTCCCCGCGGGGCACCATACTGGAAGATCGTTGTGGAACCGGCGGTAAAGCTGTCTGAAGTGCACCAGGTGAGTGTGCTGCGACAGATTATCAATCCGCGACGGCTGCTGGCGAACTGA